The Methanomassiliicoccales archaeon genome has a segment encoding these proteins:
- a CDS encoding amidase family protein → MSASVTQGLIRLAQQKYRAFTETVPIEEAKFHFSAKDNLCAIGFQARAGSAVLESYAPPFDATPIRRLKDAGGQLVGKTTMDEFGFGTFSVNSAHGIPLNPFDITRSCGGSSGGAGAAACLIPGHVALGVSTGGSISGPACFCGVVGLSPTYGRVSRYGLIDYGNSLDKVGLLARSSSLVKEHFRTIAGPDPKDPTSCAQPVLPTQGAMPDSLAVPTESLVNLDPAVRKGFQEAVERLKEMGVQVREISMPSLRFAMPAYYILATSEASTNLARYCGMRFGRREEELNQHFNDFFTGVRSESFGDEAKRRILLGTYCRMVGFRSRYYLKSLAVRQMLIDEYRKVLQEHQAVLTPTMPFIAPKFEEISRMKPLEMYGADFLTIPPNLTGMPHISLPCAYSEGLPVGMQLVADHWHEMDLLEMAAAWEGAFAYHHPEARP, encoded by the coding sequence GTGAGCGCTTCCGTCACCCAAGGCCTCATACGGCTGGCCCAGCAGAAGTACCGGGCCTTCACCGAGACGGTCCCGATCGAGGAGGCCAAGTTCCATTTCTCGGCCAAGGACAACCTGTGCGCCATAGGCTTCCAGGCCCGGGCTGGGTCGGCGGTGCTCGAGAGCTACGCACCTCCCTTCGACGCCACCCCCATCAGGCGACTGAAGGACGCCGGGGGGCAGCTGGTCGGAAAGACCACCATGGACGAGTTCGGCTTCGGCACCTTCAGCGTCAACTCCGCTCATGGGATACCACTAAACCCGTTCGACATCACCCGCTCCTGCGGGGGGTCCTCCGGCGGGGCCGGGGCGGCCGCCTGCCTGATACCTGGACACGTCGCCCTGGGCGTATCCACTGGTGGCTCCATCTCCGGGCCGGCCTGCTTCTGCGGGGTGGTCGGTTTATCCCCAACGTACGGCCGCGTCTCGCGCTACGGTCTGATCGATTACGGCAACTCACTGGACAAGGTGGGGCTCCTGGCCCGATCCTCCTCCTTGGTAAAGGAGCATTTCCGGACCATCGCCGGTCCCGACCCCAAGGACCCCACCTCCTGCGCCCAACCCGTTCTCCCGACCCAGGGGGCGATGCCTGATTCCTTGGCGGTACCGACCGAGTCCCTGGTCAACCTGGACCCCGCGGTGCGCAAAGGCTTCCAGGAGGCCGTGGAAAGGCTGAAGGAAATGGGCGTCCAAGTGAGGGAGATATCCATGCCCTCCCTACGCTTCGCCATGCCCGCCTACTACATACTGGCGACGTCCGAGGCGTCCACCAACCTGGCGCGCTACTGCGGCATGCGCTTCGGCCGCCGGGAGGAGGAGCTGAACCAGCATTTCAACGACTTCTTCACCGGGGTGCGTTCCGAAAGCTTCGGCGACGAGGCCAAGCGGCGCATTCTGCTCGGAACGTACTGCCGCATGGTCGGTTTCCGTTCCCGGTACTATCTGAAATCGTTGGCGGTGAGACAGATGCTCATCGATGAGTACCGAAAGGTCTTGCAGGAGCACCAGGCGGTGCTCACTCCCACCATGCCATTTATAGCCCCCAAGTTCGAGGAGATTAGCCGCATGAAGCCTTTGGAGATGTACGGGGCCGACTTCCTCACCATCCCCCCCAACCTAACGGGGATGCCCCACATATCGCTGCCCTGCGCATATTCCGAAGGGCTGCCGGTGGGCATGCAGCTTGTGGCCGACCACTGGCACGAGATGGACCTGCTGGAGATGGCCGCGGCCTGGGAAGGCGCGTTCGCATACCATCACCCGGAGGCCAGACCATGA
- the gatC gene encoding Asp-tRNA(Asn)/Glu-tRNA(Gln) amidotransferase subunit GatC, which produces MDRETIARVAKMARLELTEEELERYAKDLDDILNNFSVLDEAPTSDTYTLNPIPVVDVLREDQPAQDIDPQVLREQMGTYEDYVRGPRLS; this is translated from the coding sequence ATGGACCGAGAGACCATAGCCAGGGTGGCCAAGATGGCCAGGCTCGAGCTTACCGAGGAAGAGTTGGAACGCTACGCCAAGGACCTGGACGACATTCTTAATAATTTCTCGGTGCTGGACGAAGCGCCTACGAGCGACACCTACACCTTAAACCCCATACCGGTGGTGGACGTGCTGCGGGAGGACCAGCCAGCCCAGGACATAGACCCCCAGGTCCTCAGGGAGCAGATGGGCACCTACGAGGACTACGTCAGGGGGCCCAGACTATCGTGA
- a CDS encoding ribonuclease HI family protein encodes MKFRLYSDGGSRGNPGDSAYAYIICDEKGKEVGSGSNFLGTMTNNEAEYHGLLSGLKEIIRRGGTEVEVFMDSELAIKQLKGLYQVKAPNLVPLYDEALRILESMSMAKVTHLHRENEAITKADAMVNWTLDQHALARQLHR; translated from the coding sequence ATGAAATTCAGGCTGTACAGCGACGGCGGATCGCGGGGGAACCCCGGGGACTCCGCTTACGCCTACATCATTTGCGATGAGAAGGGCAAGGAGGTGGGCTCGGGCTCGAACTTCCTGGGGACCATGACCAACAACGAGGCGGAGTACCATGGGCTGCTATCCGGGCTGAAGGAGATTATCCGGAGGGGCGGCACCGAGGTGGAGGTGTTCATGGACTCTGAGCTGGCCATCAAGCAGCTGAAAGGGTTATACCAAGTGAAAGCTCCCAACCTCGTCCCGCTGTACGATGAGGCATTGAGGATACTGGAGAGCATGTCGATGGCCAAGGTCACCCATCTGCACCGGGAGAACGAGGCCATAACCAAGGCCGACGCCATGGTCAACTGGACCCTGGACCAACATGCATTGGCCCGTCAGCTTCACCGTTGA
- a CDS encoding zinc ribbon domain-containing protein, whose translation MSVLDAFNDKMKGLRQSKDGLIVGLVLTVLVTVLLTVVSYLWLSDILCFLPMLVALLAYGIPTYFGLKDRKKLAVFGLVLFLIIGLSVGAALYTTIANYEGDPLSSDDNTLVQGTVTPIDGVPGDTYTFNVTLTSGSNSSMVRLLLTNNWGDENGNRNLTMLWVSNSSLGRVYQLQLDDLDEGIYYYQYTLDNGTNYVITDQNFGPVNADMNKVLSNSLVSGILVSYVDMALLFYILVLMTWWMDRSKKKVYEMEQKRTKVKEKKAVDEKFVCSDCGADVPADADKCPACGASFEEEKELLCPQCSAKLLKTDEKCWNCGKKL comes from the coding sequence ATGTCGGTCTTGGATGCGTTCAATGACAAGATGAAAGGGCTGCGCCAATCGAAGGACGGCCTGATCGTAGGGCTCGTGCTGACGGTCTTGGTCACGGTGCTCCTGACCGTCGTCTCCTACCTCTGGCTCTCTGACATATTGTGCTTCCTGCCCATGCTCGTGGCCTTATTGGCCTATGGGATACCCACCTATTTCGGCCTCAAGGACCGTAAGAAGCTGGCGGTTTTCGGTCTGGTGCTCTTCCTGATAATAGGGCTGTCCGTCGGAGCTGCTCTCTACACCACTATCGCCAACTACGAGGGCGATCCGTTGAGCTCGGATGACAATACTCTGGTGCAGGGCACGGTCACCCCCATAGATGGTGTGCCGGGGGACACGTACACCTTTAACGTCACCCTCACCAGCGGTTCCAACAGTTCGATGGTGCGTTTGTTACTCACCAACAATTGGGGGGACGAGAACGGTAATCGCAATCTGACCATGCTCTGGGTCTCGAACAGTTCTTTGGGTAGGGTATATCAGCTGCAACTTGACGACCTGGACGAGGGCATCTATTATTATCAGTACACGCTGGACAACGGCACGAACTACGTTATCACTGATCAGAACTTCGGGCCGGTCAACGCCGACATGAACAAGGTGCTGAGTAATTCCCTGGTCTCCGGCATCCTAGTGTCCTACGTGGACATGGCCTTGCTGTTCTACATCCTGGTCCTCATGACCTGGTGGATGGACCGCTCCAAGAAGAAGGTCTACGAGATGGAGCAGAAAAGGACCAAGGTAAAGGAGAAGAAGGCCGTGGACGAGAAGTTCGTCTGCTCTGACTGCGGGGCCGACGTGCCGGCGGACGCCGACAAATGTCCGGCCTGCGGCGCAAGCTTCGAAGAGGAGAAGGAGCTGCTGTGCCCGCAATGCTCGGCCAAGCTTCTCAAGACCGACGAGAAGTGCTGGAACTGTGGCAAGAAGCTCTGA
- a CDS encoding GTP-binding protein: MALTIEEQIKQIQDEIDKTQKNKATEYHLGKLKAKMAKLRDDVEKRRTSAGGPAKGYSVKKSGNATVALVGFPSVGKSTLLNTLTGAKSEVGAYDFTTIDVVPGAYEYNGAKIQVLDMPGLIRDASKGKGRGREVISVVRSSDLILFILDFYDTNLQVLVRELENAGMRINTRPPDVVIAKREIGGIDVKTTVKLTKIDLELAKAMIMEFGLVNADVVIREDIDQDQLVDVLTGNRIYISAVLAINKIDISDETYLKEIRKKLKNWDPVLISAVKDIGIDELKARIFDKLELIRVYMKKQGEDADLDEPLIAKNGSTVGDVCNSMHRVFRQNFRYALVWGKSARFPGQMVGLEHKLADGDVLSVIIRRTGE, encoded by the coding sequence ATGGCCCTGACGATAGAAGAGCAGATCAAGCAGATCCAGGACGAGATCGACAAGACGCAGAAGAATAAGGCCACCGAATACCACCTCGGCAAGCTCAAGGCCAAGATGGCCAAGCTGCGCGACGACGTGGAGAAGCGGAGGACATCCGCCGGAGGCCCGGCCAAAGGTTATTCGGTCAAGAAAAGCGGGAACGCCACCGTGGCCCTCGTCGGCTTTCCCAGCGTGGGCAAGTCCACCCTGCTGAACACCCTAACCGGGGCCAAGAGCGAGGTGGGCGCCTACGACTTCACCACCATCGACGTGGTGCCAGGGGCGTATGAGTACAATGGCGCTAAGATACAGGTCCTGGACATGCCCGGGCTGATCCGCGACGCCTCCAAGGGTAAAGGCCGCGGCCGCGAGGTCATTTCCGTGGTACGATCATCCGACCTCATACTGTTCATCCTAGATTTCTACGATACCAACCTGCAGGTGCTGGTGCGGGAGCTAGAGAACGCTGGCATGCGCATCAATACCCGACCCCCGGACGTGGTCATTGCGAAGCGGGAAATCGGGGGCATAGACGTCAAAACGACCGTCAAGCTGACCAAGATAGACCTGGAACTGGCCAAGGCCATGATAATGGAGTTCGGCCTGGTCAACGCCGACGTGGTCATCCGCGAGGACATCGACCAGGACCAGCTAGTGGACGTACTGACCGGGAACCGCATATACATCAGCGCCGTGCTGGCCATCAACAAGATCGACATCTCCGACGAGACGTACCTCAAGGAGATACGCAAGAAGCTCAAGAATTGGGACCCGGTGCTCATCTCCGCGGTCAAGGACATCGGCATCGACGAGCTAAAGGCCAGGATATTCGACAAGCTGGAGCTCATCCGGGTCTACATGAAGAAGCAGGGGGAGGATGCAGACCTGGACGAACCGCTCATCGCCAAGAACGGCAGCACCGTGGGCGACGTCTGCAATTCCATGCACCGCGTGTTCCGGCAAAACTTTCGCTACGCCCTGGTGTGGGGCAAGAGCGCCCGCTTCCCCGGACAGATGGTGGGACTGGAGCACAAGTTGGCCGACGGGGACGTCCTTTCCGTCATAATCAGGCGCACAGGCGAGTGA
- a CDS encoding aminotransferase class I/II-fold pyridoxal phosphate-dependent enzyme, which produces MKGMSTRSVHDGDLSMRYEGAINTPIFQSSTFAFPTENPRTWEGEVPKGTYIYSRYSNPTVKAVEDKLASLEGGEAALCFSSGMGAISTALLSFLQKGDRMVAMQDLYGGTYSLLKNEMPKMDIEVGFVPTTSAEELCAAIDNRTKLVYLESPTNPLLKLIDIREVCRLAKEKGCIVMIDNTFATPILQRPLSMGVDVVLHSATKYLNGHSDVIAGFAVGSNENMEKVHAKRKVLGPILDPLPAYLLGRGMRTLELRMSRHVSNATTVAGFLESHPQVSKCIYPGLRSHQDHELAKKQMDGFGGMVTFEVKGGRKAAERALKRFQIIASASSLGGVESLASMPINTSHTAFSKEERSKLGIGDGMIRLSVGIEDAEDLCQDLDQALR; this is translated from the coding sequence ATGAAAGGAATGTCCACCCGCTCCGTCCATGATGGCGACCTGTCCATGCGTTACGAAGGCGCTATCAACACCCCCATCTTCCAGAGCAGCACCTTCGCCTTCCCCACCGAGAACCCCCGCACCTGGGAGGGGGAGGTGCCGAAGGGCACCTACATCTACAGCCGCTACAGCAATCCTACGGTGAAGGCGGTGGAGGACAAGCTGGCCTCGCTCGAGGGAGGGGAGGCGGCCCTTTGTTTCTCGTCCGGAATGGGGGCCATAAGCACCGCGCTGCTGTCCTTCCTGCAGAAGGGGGACCGGATGGTGGCCATGCAGGACCTCTATGGAGGCACGTACTCCCTGCTGAAGAACGAGATGCCGAAAATGGATATCGAGGTGGGTTTCGTCCCCACCACCTCCGCCGAGGAGCTGTGTGCGGCCATCGACAACCGGACGAAGCTGGTCTACCTGGAAAGCCCCACTAATCCACTACTCAAGCTCATCGACATCCGAGAGGTGTGCCGCCTGGCCAAGGAGAAGGGCTGCATTGTCATGATCGACAACACCTTCGCCACCCCCATCCTGCAGAGGCCGTTGTCCATGGGCGTGGACGTGGTTCTCCACAGCGCCACCAAGTACCTGAACGGGCACTCGGACGTCATCGCCGGGTTCGCCGTGGGCAGCAATGAGAACATGGAAAAGGTGCACGCCAAGCGCAAGGTCCTAGGACCGATCCTAGACCCCCTGCCCGCCTACCTTCTGGGACGGGGGATGCGCACCCTCGAGCTGCGCATGAGCCGGCACGTGTCCAACGCCACGACCGTAGCGGGATTCCTGGAGTCGCATCCCCAGGTCAGCAAATGCATATATCCCGGGCTGCGCTCCCACCAGGACCACGAGCTGGCCAAGAAGCAGATGGACGGCTTCGGTGGAATGGTCACCTTCGAGGTCAAGGGGGGCAGGAAGGCGGCCGAGAGAGCGCTCAAACGCTTCCAGATTATCGCCAGCGCCTCTAGTCTGGGCGGAGTGGAATCACTGGCTAGCATGCCCATCAACACCTCCCACACCGCTTTCAGTAAGGAAGAGCGCAGCAAGCTGGGCATCGGGGACGGCATGATAAGGCTCTCGGTGGGAATAGAGGACGCCGAGGACCTGTGCCAGGACCTGGACCAAGCGCTGCGCTAG
- the hisS gene encoding histidine--tRNA ligase, protein MIQRPRGTRDFGPDEMEVRRYFEGMMRQEAVLHGFREIATPIFEHTELFTLKSGPGVVEEIYAFQDKGGRKICLRPELTASVIRFFISDLTTLPRPLKMFYFGQCFRYERPQAGRYREFFQFGAEIIGSPTPETDAEAIGLAAAILERTGLKDYRIRIGHIGILRELIAKAGVQGDQALPILQKLDKKMYPEAEELMVQAGIGPQAIEEIIATTKVTGPVSVLDSFEGPARDYIRQVCDVLLAMGFSNVSVDLGVVRGLAYYTGMVFEVDAPKLGAEKQICGGGSYSLSELFGGEKVFSTGFAIGFDRTLIALQTEGVEFPRPRVTAFVVPVSDSVRTKAFQLTSELRRAGISADVDLMRRSVGKSLKFADTAKASFAIIVGEKELESGSVTVRDLISGEQTFVGWNDVIDKLKK, encoded by the coding sequence ATGATCCAAAGGCCCCGGGGGACCAGGGATTTCGGCCCGGACGAAATGGAGGTGCGACGGTACTTTGAAGGCATGATGCGCCAGGAGGCCGTGCTGCATGGCTTCCGCGAAATAGCCACCCCCATCTTCGAGCACACCGAGCTGTTCACCCTCAAGTCCGGCCCAGGGGTGGTGGAGGAGATATACGCCTTCCAGGACAAGGGAGGGCGGAAAATATGCCTCCGCCCGGAGCTGACCGCCTCGGTGATCCGCTTCTTCATCAGCGACCTGACCACCCTGCCCCGGCCGCTCAAGATGTTCTACTTCGGCCAGTGCTTCAGATACGAACGCCCGCAGGCTGGAAGGTACCGGGAGTTCTTCCAGTTCGGGGCGGAGATCATCGGCAGCCCCACGCCGGAGACGGACGCCGAGGCCATCGGTCTGGCCGCGGCCATCCTGGAGAGGACGGGGCTGAAGGACTACCGCATCCGCATCGGCCACATTGGCATTCTCAGGGAGCTCATAGCCAAGGCCGGGGTCCAGGGGGACCAGGCGCTACCGATCCTGCAGAAGCTGGACAAGAAGATGTACCCGGAGGCCGAGGAGCTGATGGTCCAGGCCGGCATCGGTCCGCAGGCCATCGAGGAGATAATCGCCACCACCAAGGTCACCGGTCCGGTGTCCGTGCTAGACTCCTTCGAGGGTCCGGCCCGTGACTACATCCGACAGGTATGCGACGTCCTACTGGCCATGGGCTTCAGCAATGTGAGCGTGGACCTAGGCGTGGTGCGCGGACTGGCCTATTACACCGGCATGGTCTTCGAGGTGGACGCCCCCAAGCTGGGGGCGGAGAAGCAGATCTGCGGTGGTGGTTCCTATTCCCTTTCCGAGCTCTTCGGCGGAGAGAAGGTGTTCTCCACCGGCTTCGCCATCGGTTTCGATCGTACGCTGATAGCATTGCAGACCGAGGGCGTGGAGTTCCCCCGTCCCCGGGTCACCGCCTTCGTCGTGCCGGTCAGCGACAGCGTTCGGACGAAAGCATTCCAGTTAACCTCGGAGCTCAGACGGGCGGGGATATCCGCCGACGTGGACCTCATGCGCCGCAGCGTGGGCAAGAGCCTGAAGTTCGCCGACACGGCGAAAGCAAGCTTCGCCATCATCGTGGGAGAGAAGGAGCTGGAGAGCGGTTCCGTAACGGTACGGGACCTCATCAGCGGGGAGCAGACCTTTGTCGGTTGGAACGATGTCATCGACAAGTTGAAGAAATGA